The segment CCGAGTGACTTCAGCACCCGGTACTGGCTCGGCACCGGGCTGACCGGCCAGAGGATGTAGCAGACCCCGCCCGTACCGCTTCTGACCTTGCCGTTCGCGTCGTACCTCTTCGTACGCAGCCAGATGTTCTCCCACTCGCGGCGGAGGTAGACCCGGCGGACAGCGGCGTTGGTGTCGGAGGCCGGGTCGTTGGCGATCACATCGCCGTCCGGGGTGAAACCGACGACTGTCATCAGATGGCCCGCCGTTCCGTAGCCCGCGCCCGTCAGCTCCTCCTTGCGGAACGACTGGGACGTGATGACGGGGATCCCGGCGCGGACCAGCCGCTCCAGCTCGGTCAGTGAACCGAGGCGGGTCACCACGGCGTTCATCCCGGGGTAGCTCGCGGCGTAGGCCGTGTTGAAGGGCCAGTTCCCGCAGCCCTGGTACTGGTAGTCGTAGGTGGACCGGGCGGCGTGGCAGACCTGGGGGTCGTCGTACGCGGGGTTCACCCAGGACAGTTCGTCGGCGGTGGGCTTGCGCCCCCAGTATTCGATGATCATCTGGGCGGAGGTGGGGCTGCACCAGGCCTCGCCGCCGTTGTCGTACTCGGGGTAGCGGCCGATGTGGATGTTCTGCGAGTAGCGGGGAACGGCCAGTTCCCGGGCGGGCCCGGGTGCGGTGGCGGGCACGGTGAAGCGGTCCGGGACGTCGGAGGCCATCGCGCCCAGCCGCCGCACCGTGGGGGTGAGCCGGGTGCCGGGCCTGCGGTAGAGGGTCAGCCGGAGCCGGTACGCGACGAGCCGCAGTCCGCTCGCCGCGTCGTCGACGGAGAAGGTGTCGGTCCAGATGCTCGACCGGCCGTCCGTCTGGCCGTCGACCGAGGTGCGCCGGATGTCGCCGTCGCCCGAGGCCCAGCGGCCCAGCACGAACCAGGGGGTGGCGGTGCCGTCGGAGTAGGTACCGCTCAGCTCGGTCTGGAGCCAGGTGCCGGCCGGGGTGTGCGCGTTCCAGGAGGCGATCACCTCCGTGGCGGGGACCGTGGGCCGGTGCTCGGGCGAGACCCAGACGCCGTACTCCCACGGCTCGGTGCGCCCGGTGTGCGGATCGGTGTAGTCGGTGACCCCGGCCGCCCGGCCGATCACGACGCCCGGGCGGCGGCCCGCGACGGCCCGGGTGCCGTCGGCGTCGCCGCAGCGCCAGTCGGTGTAGGAGCTCCAGAAACGGTTGTCCACGAGCCGGGCGGTCCTCACGGGGGCGGCGGGGGGTACGGACGCGGCGGACGGCGGGCCCGCGGCCCGGGCGCCGGTGGTGAGCGCCCCCGTACCGGCGGCGGCGACAGCGGCGCCCAGCAGGGTCCTGCGCGTGGTGGCTCTGACCATGACGACTCCCGGATCGGTCGCGCTGCCGGGGACAGCGCTGCGGACGGAACGGACTCGGCCGCGCCGGGCCGGGGAGCGGACCGGGCGGCGCAGGCCACTATCACCCGCGGCCCGCCCCCGGGGCCAGCGTTCGCGGCCCGAGCCGCCCTACCAATATTGGTCCGACCAATGGCAGCCCGGCCGCCCCGCCGCCCGTCCCTCGCCCGGTCACCGGGCGCCTCCGCCGCCGGGCCGCCGTCCGCACCGGCATAGGCTGTCCCCATGGACCACGAGCCGGGAAGCACGGCGGGATACCCGGGAGACGCCCTGGGCCCACTGGCCGGCGAGCTGTCCGCGGCGCCGCCCTCGTGCGGTCCGGTGCGGCTGATCGCGGTCGACGGCCACGCCGGATCGGGCAAGACCACCTTCACCGCCCGGCTCGCGGACGCCCTCGCCCCCACCGTGCCCGGCGGCGCGGTCCCGGTGCTCCATCTCGACGACCTGGCCAGCCACGAGGCCCTCTTCGGCTGGACCGGGCGCCTCCTCGACCAGGTGGTCGATCCTCTGGCCCGGGGCGTGACGGCGCACTACGAGCCGTACGACTGGACCACGCGCCGTTTCACCGCCCCGCGCGCCCTGCCCGCCGCCCCCGTGGTGCTGATCGAGGGAGTCGGCGCCGGGCGGGCCGCGGTCCGCCCCTATCTGACCCGGCTGCTGTGGCTGGAGCGGACATCCGAGGAGGCGTGGCCGCGCGGCCGGCGGCGCGACGGCATCGGGCTTTCGGCCTTCTGGGATATGTGGACCGTGGCCGAGACCCGCCATTTCCTGGCCGATCCGTCCCGCCCGTACGCCGACACTCTGGTGAGGGAGTGCAAGGAGGGGTACGAGTTGCTTCCGGGACACCCCACGACCGCATGAAAGCATCAGATCATCACATAGAGTGACTACTTCTGTCGGTCGTACAGAGGTGTCGGGAATCCGCCTCACGAGTGCCTGAACTCCGCTTGACCCGGGGGGTGTACAGGTCTTACGTTCTCAATGTGCGGCTTTTGAGGCCGCCACAGACGCGAAGCCCCCGGTTGTTCCCCCGTGATCGGGGGCTTCGTTCTGTCCTCTCCCGGGCTCGCTCCCGGGCCGCGCCGACCTCGTACCCTCACCCTCGGTCACCGAAGCCGTATCACCTCGGCGCCCTTAAGCCGCACCCCCCTGCGCAGGTACGATGCCCTCCCGTGGGGCCACTTCCCGTCCGCGTCACGACGGTTCAGTCGGTGTACTTATGGGGGACCTGATGAACCTCGGCACGCAGGGCGCTCCGGCCCCGGCCGATCTCGCCTGGGCGCGGGGAGTGGACGCCTACACGATGGGGGCCTATCCCCAGGCCGAGGAGGAGTTCCGTACCGCGGTCCGGCTGGACCCGGGAATGGCCGACGGCTGGCTCGGACTCCACGCGCTGCGGGTCGACACCACCAATGCCCTGCTGCGGATGTACCGCGCCCGGGACCGGTTCGGCGAGCAGCGCGCCCGTCACCGCCGGGCGCTCAACTCCTGGTACTGGCTGGGCTGGTGGGTCCAGCCGGTGCTGGAGAGCCCGCGGGATCTGCTGCTGGCGCACGCCTCCCACTGGCTGGACGGCCGCCACGTCCCGGAGCTCGACCGGGCGCTGGCCGGGCTGCCGCCGGTCGACGCCGATCCGCAGGTGCGGTTCCTGCACTCCTGCCGCGCCTATCTGGTCAAGGACTGGGAGCAGCTCGTCCGCCATACCGAGCCGCTGGTGGGCGACGCCCTGCTGGGTATCGAGGCGGGGCTGTTCGCCGGGATGGCGCGGGTGCGGCTGGAGATGTACGGACAGGCGGAGCCGCTGCTCGCGGCCGCCCTGATGCGCTGCCGCAGCGAGCAGCCGCAGCGCAAGGAGCTGCGGTACTGGCTGGCGCGGGCCCATGAGGGCACCGGCCGGACCGCCGCGGCCCTGCCGCTGTACCGGGCCGTGCACCGGGTCGACCCGGGGTTCATGGACACCGCGGCCCGGCTGGCCGCCATCGCCGAGTACGACGGTACGGACCCGCTGGAGAGCGGTTCGCTGCACGACGATCCGGCCCGCTCCGGGCTCGCGGTCTCCCTCGCCGGCTACGGCCCGGGGCAGGAGACCGTGGAAGCGGAGGACGGGACGGCGCTGCCGGACGGGCCCCGGCCGGGCGGCGATCCCGCCGACCGGCCGCCGGGCACGGTCCCCCCGGCGCCCGCCGACCTCGGCCGCAGCAGGGACGCCCCGGGGGGCCGGAGATCCGCCGCCGCGCTGTTCCCTCCCGGCCCGACGGATCCGCTGCTGCTGGCGAAGGCCCTGGCCGAGCTGGAGCACATGGTCGGGATGGAGCCGGTGAAACGGCAGGTGAAGGCGCTCTCGGCACAGCTGGAGATGGCCCGGCTGCGGGCGAGTCAGGGACTTCCGGTGCAGCCGCCGAAGCGGCATTTCGTCTTCTCGGGCCCGTCCGGCACCGGCAAGACCACCGTCGCCCGGATACTCGGCCGGGTCTTCTACGCGCTGGGGCTGCTCGGCGGCGACCATCTCGTAGAGGCCCAGCGGTCCGATCTGGTGGGCGAATTCCTCGGCCAGACGGCGGTGAAGGCGAACGAACTGATCGATTCGGCGCTCGGCGGGGTGCTGTTCGTGGACGAGGCGTACAGCCTCTCCAACTCGGGTTACGCGAAGGGGGACGCCTACGGCGACGAGGCGCTCCAGGTGCTGTTGAAGCGGGCCGAGGACAACCGTGACCACCTCGTGGTCATCCTGGCCGGCTATCCCGAGGGCATGGACCGGCTGCTGGCCGCCAATCCCGGGCTGACGTCACGGTTCACCACCCGGGTCGACTTCCCCTCGTACCGTCCGCTGGAACTGACCCGGATCGGTGAGGTCCTGGCCGCCGAGAACGGCGACGGCTGGGACCAGGAGGCGGTGGAGGAGCTGCGGTCCATCTGCGGCCATGTGGTCGACCAGCGGTGGGTCGACGAACTGGGCAACGGGCGCTTCCTGCGGACGCTGTACGAGAAGAGCTGCGCCTACCGGGATCTGCGGCTGTCCGGCTATCCCGGCACCCCGACCCGGGAGGATCTGTCGACGCTGCGGCTGCCGGATCTGATGCAGGCGTACGGCGAGGTGCTCTCGGGCCGCGGCCCACTGGAACGCGGCCCGGGGGACCCACCGCTCTAGATCTTGGGGCCGGACCTCGGAACGGCGGCGGTCCTCAGTCCGTGTCGGCGGCGGTCCGGGACTCGGCCAGGGCGCGCAGGGCGCGGGCGTCCGCGACGGCCTGGTCCTTGGCGATACCGGGCTGGATGCCGAGCGCGGGCAGGCTGGTGCCGTCGCTGAGGTCGAGGAAGACCCAGGGGTCGCCCCGCCGCAGGTTCACCCGGAGGATCTCGGCCCAGGCCAGCCTGCGGGTGCGGGTGAAGTTGACGACGGTGACGCCGTCCTCGTCGGCGACCACCTTGGGCCGGGCCAGCAGCCAGAGGACGTACAGGAAGCCGGTCGCGGTGACGATGAAGCTGATCCGCTCGCCCGGGCTCAGGTTGTCGAGGACGAGCCCGGTGCCCGCGATCACGGTGAACATCACCGCGCCGACCGAGAGCAGGACGATCCGGGTACGGCGGGGACGGAAGGTGACCGGCAGAGCGGGCGGCGCGGCGGCGGGGGCGGCAGACATGGTGGCGGGGTTCCTCAGAGCCGGCAGGCGTGGATGGCGGTGGTGAGAATGGCCCGGGCGCCCAGCTCGTACAGATCGTCCATGATCCGCTGTGCCTCCTTGGCGGCGACCATGGACCGGACGGCGACCCAGCCCTCGTGGTGCAGGGGGGAGACCGTCGGGGACTCCAGGCCGGGGGTGAGGGCGACGGCCTGCTCCAGGTGCTCGACCCGGCAGTCGTAGTCCATCATCACGTACGCCCGGGCGACCAGGACGCCCTGGAGGCGGCGGAGGAACTGCTGCACCTTGGGGTCGTCGCGGTCCGCGCCCTTGCGGCGGACCACGATCGCCTCGGAGGTCATGATCGGCTCGCCGATGACCTCCAGGCCCGCGTTCCGCAGGGAGGTGCCGGTCTCGACGACATCGGCGATGATCTGGGCGACCCCGAGTTCGACAGCGGTTTCGACCGCGCCGTCGAGGTGGACCACGGAGGCGTCAATACCGTTCTCGGCGAGGTGCCGGCCGACGATCCCCTCGTAGGAGGTGGCGACCGTCATCCCGCCGAAGTCCTCGACCCCGCGCGCGGTACCGGGCCGGGTGGCGTAGCGGAAGGTGGAGCGGGCGAAGCCCAGTTCGAGGATCTCCTCCGCGTCGGCTCCGGAGTCCAGCAGCAGATCACGGCCGGTGATGCCGATGTCCAGCCGTCCGGAGC is part of the Streptomyces qinzhouensis genome and harbors:
- a CDS encoding peptidase C39 family protein, which produces MVRATTRRTLLGAAVAAAGTGALTTGARAAGPPSAASVPPAAPVRTARLVDNRFWSSYTDWRCGDADGTRAVAGRRPGVVIGRAAGVTDYTDPHTGRTEPWEYGVWVSPEHRPTVPATEVIASWNAHTPAGTWLQTELSGTYSDGTATPWFVLGRWASGDGDIRRTSVDGQTDGRSSIWTDTFSVDDAASGLRLVAYRLRLTLYRRPGTRLTPTVRRLGAMASDVPDRFTVPATAPGPARELAVPRYSQNIHIGRYPEYDNGGEAWCSPTSAQMIIEYWGRKPTADELSWVNPAYDDPQVCHAARSTYDYQYQGCGNWPFNTAYAASYPGMNAVVTRLGSLTELERLVRAGIPVITSQSFRKEELTGAGYGTAGHLMTVVGFTPDGDVIANDPASDTNAAVRRVYLRREWENIWLRTKRYDANGKVRSGTGGVCYILWPVSPVPSQYRVLKSLGLL
- a CDS encoding uridine kinase family protein, with translation MDHEPGSTAGYPGDALGPLAGELSAAPPSCGPVRLIAVDGHAGSGKTTFTARLADALAPTVPGGAVPVLHLDDLASHEALFGWTGRLLDQVVDPLARGVTAHYEPYDWTTRRFTAPRALPAAPVVLIEGVGAGRAAVRPYLTRLLWLERTSEEAWPRGRRRDGIGLSAFWDMWTVAETRHFLADPSRPYADTLVRECKEGYELLPGHPTTA
- a CDS encoding AAA family ATPase, translated to MNLGTQGAPAPADLAWARGVDAYTMGAYPQAEEEFRTAVRLDPGMADGWLGLHALRVDTTNALLRMYRARDRFGEQRARHRRALNSWYWLGWWVQPVLESPRDLLLAHASHWLDGRHVPELDRALAGLPPVDADPQVRFLHSCRAYLVKDWEQLVRHTEPLVGDALLGIEAGLFAGMARVRLEMYGQAEPLLAAALMRCRSEQPQRKELRYWLARAHEGTGRTAAALPLYRAVHRVDPGFMDTAARLAAIAEYDGTDPLESGSLHDDPARSGLAVSLAGYGPGQETVEAEDGTALPDGPRPGGDPADRPPGTVPPAPADLGRSRDAPGGRRSAAALFPPGPTDPLLLAKALAELEHMVGMEPVKRQVKALSAQLEMARLRASQGLPVQPPKRHFVFSGPSGTGKTTVARILGRVFYALGLLGGDHLVEAQRSDLVGEFLGQTAVKANELIDSALGGVLFVDEAYSLSNSGYAKGDAYGDEALQVLLKRAEDNRDHLVVILAGYPEGMDRLLAANPGLTSRFTTRVDFPSYRPLELTRIGEVLAAENGDGWDQEAVEELRSICGHVVDQRWVDELGNGRFLRTLYEKSCAYRDLRLSGYPGTPTREDLSTLRLPDLMQAYGEVLSGRGPLERGPGDPPL
- a CDS encoding PH domain-containing protein, whose protein sequence is MSAAPAAAPPALPVTFRPRRTRIVLLSVGAVMFTVIAGTGLVLDNLSPGERISFIVTATGFLYVLWLLARPKVVADEDGVTVVNFTRTRRLAWAEILRVNLRRGDPWVFLDLSDGTSLPALGIQPGIAKDQAVADARALRALAESRTAADTD
- the hisG gene encoding ATP phosphoribosyltransferase, which gives rise to MLRIAVPNKGSLSGPAAAMLHEAGYQQRKESKELVLVDPVNEVEFFYLRPRDIAIYVSSGRLDIGITGRDLLLDSGADAEEILELGFARSTFRYATRPGTARGVEDFGGMTVATSYEGIVGRHLAENGIDASVVHLDGAVETAVELGVAQIIADVVETGTSLRNAGLEVIGEPIMTSEAIVVRRKGADRDDPKVQQFLRRLQGVLVARAYVMMDYDCRVEHLEQAVALTPGLESPTVSPLHHEGWVAVRSMVAAKEAQRIMDDLYELGARAILTTAIHACRL